From the genome of Gemmatimonadaceae bacterium:
GGCCGGCGTGCCTAACGCCCCGTCGCGCACCAGTGCCTCCACCCGCCGGTGCTCGGCGAGCCAGCGCTGCGAATAGTTCACGATGAGCACGCGCGAACGCTCCCGCGCCAGCGCGACCATCGCCCGCCCCTCCGCCTCGTCGATCGCCAGTGGCTTCTCCACGAAGACGTCGACGCCCGCCTCGAGGCACGCGGTAACGGGTTCGAGATGCAGGTGATCGGGGGTGGCGACGCTCGCCGCGCGAACCTCGCCGCTCCCGTTAGGCCCCACCGCGGCGAGCATCTCGCGCGTCGTGCTGAACGCACGCGCACCCTTGCCAGACGCGACGTTGGCCGCGCGCGTTGCATCGGGGTCGACGACGGCAACGAGCCGCGCATCGGTGCGCTCGTGGTACACACGCGCGTGACGGCTGCCTAGGATGCCGGCGCCGATGACGGCGACTCCAACTGGATCGAGGGACATTTTGCGAAAGGACGAGAAGCCTGCCCCAGCGAAAGCTGGGAACGAGAAGACGAGAAGACGAGAAGACGAGAAGACGAGGCCCCGCCCCAGAACATGCTGGAACCGGCCCCAACGAAATCTGCGCTCCAGGCGCTCAACCGTCACGCGTGCGACGTGCTCCGTCACGCCAGTCGCTCGATTTCGCCACACGCGCACCACTAGGGCTCCTACGAGTTGCGTAGCCAGTGGTCATACGTCTTATTACTGACACTCGCATCTATACCCGTTCGCCCTCGTGCTAGGGTCGCTGGGTGCGAGTCCCCCCGGGAGCAATCCCGGGGGTTTCTTTTTGCCCATGGTCGAGGGAGCACGACAACGGTCGAGTCGGTCGAGTCGGTCGAGTCGGTCGAGTCGGTCGAGTTGGCCGAGGCGCTGTGGGCGCTCCAGGTGACGCCGAGTTATTCTCACGTCGTTCGCTCTCGCCTTCCATCCTCGCCGGAGACTCCCTGTGGCGCGCACTGAGTCGACGATGCTCGCGCTCGGCACCCTCGCCCCCGACTTCGCACTCCCTGACGTGGCGCATGGCCGCGTCGTGACGCGCGACGACGTGCGCGGCGACGTCCGCGACGGCAAGCCGCTCCTCGTGATGTTCATCAGCCGGCATTGCCCGTACGTCATCCATGTGGCGCAGGAGATCGCACGCGTGGGACACGACTACGCAGGGCGCGTGGCAATGGTCGCGATCGCCGCGAACGACATCGCCGGCTACCCGGACGATGCCCCGTCCAGCATGCAGGCGATGGCGCGCGACTACGGCTTCACCTTCCCCGTCCTGTACGACGAATCGCAGGAGATCGCGAAAGCCTACGCCGCGGCCTGCACCCCCGACTTCTTCCTCTTCGACCAGTCGGCGCGCCTCGCCTATCGAGGGCAGCTCGACGACGCGCGTCCCCGCAACGACCGCCCCATCACCGGTCGCGACCTTCGCGCCGCCCTCGACGCCGTCCTCGCCCACCAGTCGCCAAGCCCCGAGCAGTTTCCCAGCCTCGGCTGCAACATCAAGTGGCGCCCCGGCCACGAGCCCGCGTACTTCTCCACATCACCGCGTTAGGCACACGCGCGAACACCAGGACGGGGGACAAAAGTCGAGCGACGGCCGCATCGCGGCCGCCACTCCCGTCCCCCGTCCCCCCCCAGCCTTCGCTGGGGCAAGCTTTCTCCCGTCCGCTCTTCACGACGAGTAGTACGCCGCATTCTCCTCCACATACCCCTTCGTGAGGTCGCAGCCGTACGCCGTCGCCGACGCCTCGCCCAGCCCGAGGTCGACCTGCAGGTCCACCACCTCCGCGGCAAGCGTCGAGCGCACCATCGCATCCTCGAAGGACAGGCGCATCCCTCCCTTCACCACCGCGTAGCCGTTGATCCACGCGTCGGTGCGCTCCGCCGCGATGGGGAGTTCAAAGCACTTCCCGACCGCCATGAGGAGGCGCCCCACGTTAGGGTCGGCGCCATGCACCATCGTCTTCACCAGCGGTGAGTTCACGAGCGACTTGGCAACGCGCCGAGCCTCGTGCTCGTCGCGCGCCCCGCGCACGGTGGTGCGAATCAGGTGCTCGGCCCCTTCGCCGTCGCGCGCGAGGATCTCCGTCATTCGCACGCAGCTCGCGGTGAGTGCCGCCTGGAACGCCGCTTCGTCCACCGCGCCCGCCAGTCCGTTCGCCAAGATGGCGCAGGTGTCGGACGTGCTCGTGTCGGTGTCGACGGAGAGCATGTTGTACGACACGTGCACCGCCTCGCGCAGCATCCGGTCGAGCGTGCCGGCATCGAGCGCCGCGTCGGTGAAGATGTAGGCGAGCATCGTCGCCATGTTGGGCTCGATCATCCCCGACCCCTTGGCGACGAGGGTGATCGTTGCAGCTCCCACGCTCACCGACAGCGCCTTGGGGTGCGTGTCGGTGGTCATGATCCCTTCGGCGCCTAACAACGGATCGTCGGAGAGCTCCGTCATGATCCCGCGCACCCCCGCCTCGATCTTCTCGATCGGGAGCGGGACACCGATGACCCCGGTGCTGCTGACGAGGACGTGATCGGCGCTCGTCCCCACCTCGGCGGCTGCCGCTGCCGCCATCCGCCTGGCGCGCTTCACCCCTTCCGCGCCGGTGGCAACGTTGCTGCACTTGCTGTTGGCGATGATCGCCCGCAGCCGCCCGCCCTTGATCGTCTCGCGCCCGAGGATGATCGGCGCGCCGGGAAAATGGTTGCGCGTGAACACAGCCGCGGCTTCCGCCTCGACGTCGCTCACAAAGAGCGTCAGGTCCCGCGCCGTTGGCTTGAGCCCCACGTTGCGCGACGCGCAGTGAAAGCCGCGCGGAAAGCGCGCCGGCTGATGGAATGCAATCGAAGAAGTCACGTCAGGAAGTCGGAATGAATGGCCCCCGCGAAAACTCCCCACACCATCCCCCCCGCGCCAGTGACGAAGAAAAGAAACGCCCCCACCCCCATCCCCTATCTCGTCTTCTCGTCCTCTCGTCCTCTCGTCTTCTTCAGAATGACTTCATCCAGATCGAGATGCCCCTGCCACGCCGCCACCGGCTCCCCCAGCAGGATGAGGCGCGCGATGTGCCCCACGATCCCCGCCGCGTAACGCGCCTCGCTCGCCAGCTGCGGATAGCCACGCAGCTCGCTCCCGATCTTGCGCAGCGACTTGCGCGACCGCTCCGAGATAGCCTCCCATCCCCCCAGCCAGTTGGTGAGCGCGACATAGAAGTCCTTCGTCGAGGCGAAGTCGCCGCGTGACCGATGGGCATCGGCGTTGTCGCCGAGGAAGGGCTGCAGCGCCGGATCGTTGCCGTATGGCTCGATGCTCACGAAGCCCCGCTCGTCGGCGGCGTACAGCACGTTGCGACCGATGCGGCGCGCCTCCTGCCGCACCAGCCCCTTGATGGGGAGTGAATCGCACTCCTCCAGCACAAGGTCGACGCCACGCAGGAAGTCGCCGATGTTCTCTGACGTGACGCCCCCGTGCAGCGCCCCGACGCGCAGGTACGGATTGAGCTTGGCGATGCGGCGCGCGACGATCGTCGCCTTGGGGACGCCCAGGTCGTCGCACCCGCCGCCGAGTCGATTGAGGTTGGAGAGGTCGAGCGCGTCGAAGTCGGCGAGCCAGATCTCCCCGCACAAGTGCTCCTGCGCCACGTTGACCGCCGCCTCGCCCCCTACCGAGAGTCCGATCACCCCGATGCGCTTCGTGCGTAGCAGCGCCTGCTCCTCGGCGGTGAGCTTGTCCTGATTGCGGTTGGTGATGACCGCGAAGTAGCCGTCTTCTCCCAGCAGATGGACGACGCGCCGGTCCCACGGGAAGTGCCACCACGTCCCGATGGCGTCGCGATCGCCCGCGGCGCGCACGATCGCCGCGGCATGCGCGTGCAGCGTGGCAACGTCGCTCACCGACGGATGGAGCACCTGCACCAGCTCTTGCAACTGGCGGTCGATGGAATCGTGCACGGTGAGGTGCCGCGTGGCGCAGAGGGCGCGGAGTGCGTCGCCATCGCCCGGCTGGAGGATGATCGGGACGGGGCGCCACGTCTCATGCGCCGCGATGTCGAGGGCGTCCAGCGCCTCGCGCCATTCGGCCAGGGTATGCAACCGATCCACAGCGACAATCGAGGGGCGGTCGACGGCGGTCACAGCGCGAGCTCCCACGTCTGCCCTATGAGCCCTTCGCCGAACATCGTATGCGGCGACTCCTCCACGAGCGTGAACCCTTCCTGCTCGTAGATGCGTCGCGCCGCATGCAGGATGCTGTTGGTCCACAGCGTGATCTTGCGGTAGCCGAGTTGCCGCGCCGTGCGCAGGCACTCCTGCACCAGGCGCCGCCCCAGCCCGGTCCCGCGCGCGGTGGGTTCCACGAGGAGGAGGCGGAGCTTCCCGATCGTCTTGCTCTTCCGCACCAGCATGATCGAGCCGACCACCTCGCCACCGCGCTCGGCGATCCAGCAACGGTCGCCCGTGGGGTCGTAGTGCGCGACGTATTCGGCCACGACTTGCGCCACCAGCGCCTCGAAGCGTTCGTCCCACCCGTACTCGCGCGCATACAGCGCCCCGTGGCGATGCACGATCCAACCAAAGTCGCCGACGTGTGCCGGCCGGATGACGATGGGGCGCCGGCGCCCCTCGTCGGTGCGGGCGGGGTCGAGCAGGCGGCGCAGGGTGCGCATCGCTCCCACCAGTTCGCGCTGCTCTTCCGGCGACAGGTGCGCGACCGCGCGATCGACGTCGGCATTCGAGCGAGTGTCGAGCGATGCGAAGGCGCGCGCCCCCGCGCGCGTGAGCGCGAGATGCGAGTGGCGCGCGTCGCGCTCGGAGCGCGTGCGCGCCACCACACCACGCCGCGAGAGTCCGCGCAGCAGGCGGCTCAGGTATCCCGCGTCCATCCCGAGGTCGCGCGCCAACTCGGTTGCCGTCGGCCTGTCGCGATGCGCCAGCTCGTACAGCACGCGCGATTCGGCGAGCGTGAAGGGCGAGTCGAGGAGCCCCTCGCGTAGCGCCCCTACGCGCGCCGTGTAGAAGCGATTGAAGGCGCGCACCTCCGCGCGCAGGTCGTCGTGGGCCGCCGAGGCGGTGGAGGCAGGGAAGGGCGACGGTGTGCGCTTGGCGGCCATGCAAGGATCCTTCGTTGTCGTGAGCGCGCGGGGGCGGTGATGGTTGATAGTGTCCAGCAATTGCTTGCCAATGTCAAGTAACGTCCCCCGCCCATGCCGTACGCCGCATTGCGGCGCCGCCTCCCCCCGCCAAGCACACCCCCCCCACCCCCACTACCTTCCCCATCTCCCGTCTCCCGTCCCCCGTCCCCCGTCCGCCCTTGAAGCTCGCCCTCACCCGCGCCGTCTCGCGCTCCATCGCCGAGTGCGAGCTCACGCACGTCGAACGCACCCCGATCGACCTCGCCACGGCGCGTGCCCAGCACGATGCGTATGAGCAGGCGCTCGAATCGCTCGGCGTGCGCGTGGTGCGCCTCCCCGAACTCCCCGATCGCCCCGATGCGGTCTTCGTCGAGGATGCGGCGCTGGTGCTGGACGAGGTGGCAGTGCTCACGCGCCCTGGCGCCGCCGCGCGACGCCCCGAGGTCGACGCGATGGCCGGGGCACTCGCGCCGTATCGCCCAGTGGTGCGCATCACCGAGCCGGCCACGCTGGATGGTGGCGACGTGTTGCGGCTGGGGCGCACGCTGTACGTCGGGCTCACGCAGCGCACCACCGCCGAGGGGATCGCCGCGCTGCGCGCGCTGCTCACGCCATTTGGCTACGAGGTCCGCCAGGTGCATGTCGCAGGCGCGCTCCACCTCAAGACGGCGGTCACGCAGGTGAGCGACGAGTGGATCCTCGTCAATCCGGCGTGGGTCGATGCGTCGCACTTCGAAGGCTACGACGTCCTCACTGTCGACCCCGCCGAACCGTTCTCTGCCAACGCCGTCTTCGTGAACGGTGGCGTGATCCATTCGACCGCGTATCCGCGCACGCAAGCCATGCTGCGCGCGCACGGCATTCGCGTGGTGGGAGTCGACGCGTCGGAGCTGGCCAAGGCAGAAGGGGGCGTGACCTGTTGCTCGCTCATCTTCGACGTGCTGGAGCACGCAAGCCCCAGGGGGTGACGCCGCTCTACGACGGCGCGACAAGACGCTGCCGCACGACGCACGATGCGCGACGCACGACGGGGCCCGCACCGAAGTGATGCGGGCCCCGTCGCCTACCTGTTCATTGCCTGCGTACGAGCCTGCCCGCGTTCGCGGGGCGACGCGCTACTTGTGGCTCAGCTTGTAGACGTAGGCGGTCACGGCGCGACGCTGGTCGTCGCTCATCGGGACGCCGCCGTCGGGGGGCATCATGCTCGTGAACTTCTTGGGCTGCGACACGCCGTTCTTCACCGTGTTGTAGATCCCTTCCCACGAGCCATCGCTGTGCAGCCACTCGGTGTCGGCCAGCACCGGCGCGACTGTTCCCTGTGCGCCATCGGCGCCGTGGCAGGCCTGGCACGACGTGGCGCCAATGAGACCGTGGAACAGCGAGTCGCCTAACGCGAGCATCTGCGGCGTGATCGTGGCCGGGTCGAGCGAGGCGGCCGCGGCCGGCGCGGCAGGCGCGTCGGCGGCCGGGGTCTCCTCTGGCTTGGCTTCACCGCCGCCGCCACAGGCGGCGACAATCGCGGTCAGGATCACGAGGGAGCTCAGGGTGCGCATGGATGGATGGTCCTTGGGGTGTCGGAAGGCGGAATCCTGGGGGGAACACTCGATCATTGCAAATGAAATAAATCTCCTGCAGGTATGGGGTCAGGGACATCCGGAGTCAATGTCGCCGGAACCCCCACGCGTTGGGCCCGCCCCTGTCACGAACGCGGCCGTCTCCGCGGCTAGAAGTCTCGCCGCTTGAACGCCCGCAGCGCAAAGAGCCCGGGGGTGAGCGTCCAGATTGCCAACCCCGCAAAGGCGGCCACCATCCCTAGCGGTGACCCCATGATCCGCTGCATCACCGCCCCGGTATACCCCATCAGGGCCGAGACGTCGAACCGGAGCACCAGGAGAACGCGCGCCAGGTCCACGGGGTTGGCGAAAGAGAGCGCCAGCATCGGCACCTCCAGCGGGTAGTCCTGGAACGCCATCGCGACCCACAGCACGAGCCCGTCGTAGGCCACGGTCATCAGGAGCCAGACGGCGAGCGCAACGCCGAGCCCCTTGAGGCGGTCGTCAACCAGGCCGGCGATGAGCACCGCCAGCGCGCTGAAGACCGCCGTGAGCGCGCACCCCGCCAGGAGCATGAGTGCCAGGAGGGGGAGCGTGTCGACGTCGGTGGCGCGGTGGACGAGGACCGGAATCGAGACCCCCACCACGAAGGCGGCAGAGAGGGGGATCACCAGCCCGGCAAAGAGCCCGTGAAAGAGCGTCGTCCGCGCCACGGGCTGCGACAGGAGGAGTTCGTTGAACTCGCGCGCCCCGTGCCAGTAGATGGTCCCGAAGACGATGCTCACCAGCGGGATGAGGAGGATGACGACGTTGAGCAGGGAGAGGAGGGCGCGCGGCCCGCTCCCGCCCAGCCGGAGCAGTACATCGGTGATGGCCAGGAAGAAGAGCGCATAGCCAATCACCCACCGGTTGCGCAGCACGTCCATCAGGACGTAGCGCATGATCTTGAAGATCGTGCTCATGCGGTGCGGGCCTCGGCGGAGTGGGGCGCGGCTTCTCCTTCGGATACGCCACGCCGCATGAGGTACGCGATGGCGCGTTCGAGCGTCGACTCGCCGGTGAGCGCCTTGAGCTCGTCCTGCGTTCCGCTGAAACGCACCTTGCCGTCCAGGAGGAAGGCGATGCGGTCGGCAAGCTCCTCCAGCTCGCTCAGCACGTGCGAGGTGAGGATGAAGGTGCGGCCGCCCTCGCGTTCCTGGCGGATCTTGTCCTTGAGCACCCCGCTGGAGATGGGGTCGAGCCCGGCGGTGGGCTCGTCGAGGAGGAGGAGATCGGGCCTGAAGAGGAAGGCCAGCGCCGCGTTCACGCGTTGCCGCATCCCCCCCGACAGCACGCGGATCGGCGTCTTGAGGATCGGGGCGAGGTCGAACTCCTCGACCAGCTGCTCGTCGCGCCCGGCGGCGGCGCCGCGCAGGTCGGCGAGCATGCGGAAAACGTCGTACGCGGTGAGGTTCTCGGGAAAGCGCGCCGCCTGCGGCATGTAGCCAAGGTGCGCGCGATAGGCCGAGCCGCCATCCAGTCGCTTGCCGTCGATGAGGACTTCGCCCGCGTCGGCGCGCACGAGCCCGAGGAGGATCTTGTTGAACGTCGTCTTCCCCGAGGCGTTGGGGCCGATGATGGCCGTGACCTCGCCGCGCGCCACGTCGAGGTCGAGCCCCTGCAGCACGTGCAGGCGCCCGTAGCGCTTGTGGAGTCCCCGGGCCCTAACCACGGCGTGCATCCGGGGCGGGGCGCTTCATCAGCGGGCGCTCGTCCAGCAGCGTCTCGGGCGTCAACGTGGGAATCACGCGCTCGGCGAGGTCGAGGAGGTCCACGAGGAGGGAACGCAGCAGGATGAGCGTCGGCGGCGACTGTTCCACCACCAGGGAGAACAGGCGCACCGGGGCAAACGGGACGTCGCCGATGCCGTTGCGATCCAGGTCGTAGCCACGATAGCGGTCCCAGTAGTTCTCGCTGAAGCGCGACACGTTCTCGCGCGAGTTGGTTCCCACGTCGAACGCGTTGCGCGTGAAGATGTTCCCCTCGTACAGGTTCCCGGTGGCGTTGGCCAGCGTCTTGAGCGCCCACCCGTTGCCGTCGAAGGTGTTGCGCAGCACCACGTTCCGGTTGGCCCCCTCCAGGTACAACCCCACCGAGTTGGAGCGGAACTCGTTCTCCTCGATGCGCGAGTCGTTGATGTCCTTGAGCAGGAGCCCGTACGCCGCGCTCCCCCAGTTGTGCTCGAACCGGTTGTGCACCATCTCCACCCGGTTGGAGTACATCACGGCGACGCCGTTGGCGTTGTCGCGATAGAGGTTGTCCTCGTAGTGGCAGTCGTCGGAGAACATGAAGTGCATGCCGTAGCGCGCGCTCCGCTCCGTGTGGTTGCCAATCACGCGCCCCCGCTTCACGAACTCGAAGTAGATCCCGTCGCGGTGGCCGCGCACGTCGTTGCGCAGCACCTGCACGCGCTCGCTGGACCAGATGTGCACGCCGTTCCCCGATACCGTCTGCGCCGACTCGTGCCCGCGCACCACGTTGTCGGCCACCACGCAGTCGTGCACCTTGGCGAGGTAGATGGCAAAGAGCGTCTGATCCAGGCGGTTGCGCTCGATGCGGCAACCGCCGGCGTCGTGCACGAAGATCCCGGCACGCTCTTCCGACTGAGAGGGGCCGGTGTTGCGCACGGTGAAGCCGCGCACGGTGACGTCGTCGGCCGCCACCTCGAGGATGGTGTGCGTTCCGCCGCCGTCTATCACCGCCCCCGAGTCGCCCTCGAGCGTGATGCCGGGGCGCGTGACACGAATCGTCGGCTCGGCATAGACGCCGGCGCGCACCACGATGCGCGATCCCGGCGCCGCCTGCTGCAGCGCGTCGGTGATGCGCCGAATGGCCCCCGTGGGCGCCACCTCGAGCACGGGGGCGCTCGCGGTGCGCTGGGCCAACGCGTTAGGCGCGGCCGCGACGAGCCCCGCGAGCGCGGTTGCGCTGAGGGCGCAAGCTATCGCCAATCGCGAGGCGCACGAGGTGAGGAGGGGTCTCACGGTGCGCAATCTACGGCCGGGACGTGAAGGGAAGGAACCGGTGCCTGGCGCGGCGGCGTCAGTGCGCGTGCGACGACGTGTCGTGCGACATGGTGTCGTGCGCCATCGAGTCGTGCGACATGGCGCCGTGGGACATCGAGTCCATGGCACTGGCGCCCTGCGGCGGCGCCGCCACGCGCGATCGCACCTGTTCCCACGTCAGTACCTCACCCCCGTACTTCGCCACCAACTCGGCCGGCGACACGTTCGCCGCAAACGACGTCACCTGGCGCCCCATGGGGCTGTGCAGCGAGCCGCCCAGCAGGAAGCGCGCATCGGTGGCCGGGACCATCCCGCTCCCGTTGAAGTCTGCCACCCAGATTCCCTCGAAGCGCGCGGTGTCACCCGCCTGGGCAACATAGCCGGCCAGGCACTCCACCGCATCGAAGGTGACGATGCGCCCAGTGGTGGTGCGGACTTCGGCGCCGTAGCGCGTGTCCGAGATCGCCATCTTGCAGAAGTCGCAGGAGTCCTCGCCCACGATCAGGGGGCGAGGCCCCCGGTCGCGCTGGCACCCCGCCAGGAGTGCGGCGCCAAGTGCCAGCGCGAGGAAATGACGGAATGCAGCTGCGTTGAGGGGACGCATCGCTATCCGTGCCTACGCGACCAGCGCGCGTGAACTGACCCCGGCCGGCTTCTTCGCCGCGTCCGGCGACAGGGCGCCCTTGCGGTCGGTGACCAGCGCGAGGATCCCCAGGCCTAACGCGATGATGGCGGCGTAGCCTCCCGGCCCCGGGATCGACGTGGCGGTGAAGTTCAGCAACTGCTTGGAGCCGATCAGCGGGGGCTGGTACGACATCCCCGGTACCTTGATGATCGCATTCTCCATGTCGAGGTCGTGCCCGTACTCGTACTCCCACTTGTAGAAGTCGGCGAGGCCGGCGACGGCAATGAGCAGGAACGTCATCACCCACGCCTGCGCCAGGCGGCGCTTGCCGACGGCGGCGGCGCCAAGTCCCGCGGCCACCAGCACCCCGACGATGAACGGCATCAGTTTCAATTCCGGGATCGTCTCGGGGACGATCCGCTTCATCCCGATGTAGTGGTTGAGGTTGTTGATGTTCTCGAGGTCGTTTTCCTTGGCCCCTTTCACTGTATTGATCCAGATCTGCATCCCGATCCCTTCGGGGTACTGCGGCGCATCGAGGAACACGCGCCAGATCGGCAGCACGAACATGCCGATGAGCAGGACGGCGGAAAGGGCAATGAGGATGCGGGAACGGTTGGACAGCATGTCAGTCACGCACTCAGAGGGAAAAGAAAGGGGACGGGCCGGTGGTGCGCCCGCCCCCCGTTAGGCAAGCGCTTACTTCGAGCCGACCGGAAGTCCGGCTTCGGCGAAGGCAACCTGCGACTTCTTGCTCGTCGTGGCCTGGAGGGCCACCGCCGCGCCCGACGGCGCGACACGGACATACCCCTGCATCTCCTGGTGCAGCGCGCTGCAGAAGTCGGTGCAGTAGAACGGATACACGCCAGGGTACTTCGCCACCCACGTCAGCGTGCGCGTCTGGCCGGGCATCACGAGGAGTTCCGAATCGTTAGCCGAGCCGATCGCGGCGAAGCCGTGCGGGACGTCCCAGTCCTGCTCCAGGTTCGTCACGTGGAAGAGGACCGTGTCACCCGCCTGCACCCCCTCGATGTTGTCCGGGGCAAAGTGCGAACGAATGGCCGTCATCTTGACGTGCACCGTCCTGCCCGAGCGCGACACACCGGTTTCCTGCTCGGTGCGGGCCACGTACGGGTGCTTGTTGTCGGCCAGCTTGAAGAACTTGACCTGCTCCGTCTTGATCTTGCTCGCCAGGATCGCCTGCGCGTAGTGCGGCTCGCCGATGGTCGGGAAGTCGAGCAGGAGCTTCATCTTCGGCCCGGTAATGTCATACAGCTGCGCCGACTGCGTGAGCTCCGGCCCGGTGGGCAGGTAGCGATCCTTCGTGATCTTGTTCATTGCGATCACGTACTTGCCGTACGGCTTCTTCGTGTCGCCGCCGGGGACCGTGAGGTGCCCGATCGAGTAGTACGTCGGGACGCGGTCGGCCACCTTGCAGTCCTTCAGCGACCACTTCACGATTTCCGACGTGATGAAGACCGACGTATAGGCGTTCCCCTCGGCGTCGAACTCGTTATGCAGGGGGCCGAGGCCCGGGTTGGCCACTTCGCAGTACATCGTGGCCTCGTAGTTCAGCACCGGAATCGTCGACACTTCCTTCTCGAACTTCTTGTCGGCAATCGCCTTCTGGAACTTGGAGAACGAGTGCACCGGGATGACCGTCGCCAGCTTGCCGCCGCCAACGATGTACTCACCCGTCGGGTCCACGTCGACGCCGTGCGGCGACTTCGGGGTCGGGAGGTAGTACACCAGCCCGGGGCAGTCCTTCGGGTCCAGGACCTTGACCGAGTTCTTCATCTCGGTCGTGGCCATGTGCGTCGCCATGTTGTACGTGTTGTGCGCGTAGCGCGCGTTCCACGTCTTCGACTTCCCCTGCGCCACGCACTGCTCGCCCGCCTTCCAGTTCACGGCGGCGATGTAGTCCTTGTCGTTCTTCGACGCGTTCACTTCGAGCTTGGTATGCGCCTGCTCGGTGTTGTACGACGTGAAGAAGACCCAGCCATGCGACGGGCCCTTGCCCGGGCGCCCGAGGTCATAGTCGAAGCCGGGCATCAGCACCTGGAAGGCCACGTCCATCTTCCCTTCCTCGTTGGCCTTCACGAAGGAGATCGTCCCCTTGAACTCGTCGGCGAACTTGTCGAACCCGACATCCTTCTGGGGGATCGGCACGGAGAAGCGCGTCGCACCGACGATGTACTCGGTGTTCTCGGTGGTGAACGGCGCCCCGTGGTTGCCGCCCGTGTTGGGCAACTCGATCGTCTCCGTCGTCTCGAACGACTTGAGGTCGATACGCGCAAAGCGCGGCGTGTTGTTCGCATTGATGAAGAGCCAGCGACCGTCGTGCTCGCCGCCAGTCATTGACAGCGACGGATGGTGCGTGTCATCCCACGGCACCATTCCCCACGACGTGTTCAGCATCGCCCGGGTCTCGGTGTTGTAGCCGTAGCCGTTCTCCGCGTTTTGCGAGAACACCGGGATCACCTTCAGCAGTCGTCCCGACGGGAGGCCGTACACGCCGACCTGCCCGGAGAAACCGCCCGAAGTGAAGAAATAGAACTCGTCGTAGCTCCCGGGAGCGACGTACGTCTTGGATGCGGCATCCCCGAGGTTGCCAATCGCCGAAGACTTGGCCTTGGGGGCGCACGCGTAGAGCAGCATCACGCTGGCGACAACCGCGCCAGCAGACGCCATGACGCCCGATTTCCGCGTGAAGGACATAGGTAGACCTCTCAAAACAGAGAAGAACAGGTGGGAGTCGCATACGACCGTGCGGCCGCGGAAAGCGGCGTCGTCGGATCGCGGTAATAGCTTCGTCGTACCTGCAGGTTATGGGGGTAGTGGAATCCTCTATTTTTCGTAGAGGTTTATGGCCCTCCAGTTGGGGCATTCTCCGACCGCATAGCCGCGCCTCGGTCCTACCTTTTGCGCCGGAGTCCGTCTG
Proteins encoded in this window:
- a CDS encoding nitrous oxide reductase family maturation protein NosD, encoding MRPLLTSCASRLAIACALSATALAGLVAAAPNALAQRTASAPVLEVAPTGAIRRITDALQQAAPGSRIVVRAGVYAEPTIRVTRPGITLEGDSGAVIDGGGTHTILEVAADDVTVRGFTVRNTGPSQSEERAGIFVHDAGGCRIERNRLDQTLFAIYLAKVHDCVVADNVVRGHESAQTVSGNGVHIWSSERVQVLRNDVRGHRDGIYFEFVKRGRVIGNHTERSARYGMHFMFSDDCHYEDNLYRDNANGVAVMYSNRVEMVHNRFEHNWGSAAYGLLLKDINDSRIEENEFRSNSVGLYLEGANRNVVLRNTFDGNGWALKTLANATGNLYEGNIFTRNAFDVGTNSRENVSRFSENYWDRYRGYDLDRNGIGDVPFAPVRLFSLVVEQSPPTLILLRSLLVDLLDLAERVIPTLTPETLLDERPLMKRPAPDARRG
- a CDS encoding nitrous oxide reductase accessory protein NosL, producing the protein MRPLNAAAFRHFLALALGAALLAGCQRDRGPRPLIVGEDSCDFCKMAISDTRYGAEVRTTTGRIVTFDAVECLAGYVAQAGDTARFEGIWVADFNGSGMVPATDARFLLGGSLHSPMGRQVTSFAANVSPAELVAKYGGEVLTWEQVRSRVAAPPQGASAMDSMSHGAMSHDSMAHDTMSHDTSSHAH
- the nosZ gene encoding Sec-dependent nitrous-oxide reductase produces the protein MSFTRKSGVMASAGAVVASVMLLYACAPKAKSSAIGNLGDAASKTYVAPGSYDEFYFFTSGGFSGQVGVYGLPSGRLLKVIPVFSQNAENGYGYNTETRAMLNTSWGMVPWDDTHHPSLSMTGGEHDGRWLFINANNTPRFARIDLKSFETTETIELPNTGGNHGAPFTTENTEYIVGATRFSVPIPQKDVGFDKFADEFKGTISFVKANEEGKMDVAFQVLMPGFDYDLGRPGKGPSHGWVFFTSYNTEQAHTKLEVNASKNDKDYIAAVNWKAGEQCVAQGKSKTWNARYAHNTYNMATHMATTEMKNSVKVLDPKDCPGLVYYLPTPKSPHGVDVDPTGEYIVGGGKLATVIPVHSFSKFQKAIADKKFEKEVSTIPVLNYEATMYCEVANPGLGPLHNEFDAEGNAYTSVFITSEIVKWSLKDCKVADRVPTYYSIGHLTVPGGDTKKPYGKYVIAMNKITKDRYLPTGPELTQSAQLYDITGPKMKLLLDFPTIGEPHYAQAILASKIKTEQVKFFKLADNKHPYVARTEQETGVSRSGRTVHVKMTAIRSHFAPDNIEGVQAGDTVLFHVTNLEQDWDVPHGFAAIGSANDSELLVMPGQTRTLTWVAKYPGVYPFYCTDFCSALHQEMQGYVRVAPSGAAVALQATTSKKSQVAFAEAGLPVGSK